The Paraburkholderia dioscoreae DNA window GGTCAGAGCGAAAGCTCGATGCAGGGCAAGCGGGCCGCGCTGTCAGGCGGCTCGCGCAATAACACCCAGAGCAGTAAGACTGCGGCGCAGCAAAAACACAGCGTAGTAAAGACTCAGCGAAGCAAAAACACAGCGCAGTGAAAACTCAGTGGCGCAGCGCGCGCCACTGACCGGGCGCCAGCCTGAAACGCCGCGTGAACGCGTGCGTATAGGCGCTCTGATCGCCAAAGCCGATGTCCAGCGCGATATCGGTCAACGAAAGCCGCGGGTCAGCCAGCAACGCGAGCGACGTATCGAGCCGCAGACGCTGCAGATAGCGATGCGGTGTCTCGCCGAAAGCCTCGATAAAAAGCTGATGAAAGCGCCGCATGCCGAACCCGCAATGGGCGGCGAGGTCGGCGATCCGCACGGGCTCCGACAAATGCGCGCGCAGCCAGCGGTCGATGCGCGCAAAGTCGAGACCGGCGCCTGCTGCCTGCGCGCCGGCCGTCGTGCCCGCGTCGGCCACCAACGCCGCGCCGAGCCGCGCGGCTGCGTCCCAATGAAAACGCCGTGCGTCCAGATCATTGCCTTGAGCGCCGCCGGCAGCGTGCGCCGCGATGCGATGCACGAGTTGCGTCAGCGAGCCGTCGACCGCGACCGCCCGCGCACGGTCGAAAAGCCGTTCCGGCACGGCCAGCGACGAAGCCGGCAAGTCCAGCACCAGCTGCCGGTTCTCGCCGACGCCCGCGTAATCGTGCCGTGCGCCCGCCGGAATGAGCCACGCGGAGCCGGCGTCGATCTGATGCGCGACGCCGTGTACCGTCATGACCATCGCGCCGTCGAGCCCGAGCACGACCTGGTGAAAGTCGTGCACGTCCGAGGCCTCGATCGCGCCGTAGCGGCGCAGGGAAACGCTAGGCGCGGTGACGGCGGCGTGACTCATCGGCGATACGCGGTAACAGGGAACAGCGAAAACTCAGACGCCGAGCAATTCGACTTCGAACACGAGCGTCGCATTCGGCGGAATCACGCCGCCCGCGCCGCGCACGCCGTAGCCGAGTTGCGGCGGGATGGTCAGTTTGCGGGTGCCACCAACCTTCATGCCTTGCACGCCTTCGTCCCAGCCCTTGATGACCATGCCGCCGCCCAGCACGAAAGCGAACGGATCATTGCGGTCCTTGCTGGAGTCGAACTTCTGGCCGTCGGTCAGCCAGCCGGTGTAGTGGACGCTGACGGTCTTGCCGGCCACTGCCTCGGCGCCCGTGCCTTCAACGATGTCTTCGTATTTCAAACCGGATTCGGTAGTCACAGACATGTGTCGCTCCTCAGATCAAAAACGTAAAAACCGACATTGTAGGCGTGTTGACGCCGCGTCGCCGAGGATTGCCGCGTGGCACGCGGATTGCGTGAATGCGGGTCGCCCGGCAAGGCTGGTCGCGCTGGATGGCATGCCTATAATGGGGCTTCTTTCAATCATCATGCACCGCCTGAGAGGGCTCGATCGTGACAACGTCTTCAACCGGAACTGCTGGCGAAAAGCCGGTGCCTTCCGGCTTCGCCGTATCCGAACGCACCGCGCTTCTGCGCGCGGAAACCGCGCTGTTCATGCGTGATTATGTGCTGTCGCTGGTG harbors:
- a CDS encoding AraC family transcriptional regulator yields the protein MSHAAVTAPSVSLRRYGAIEASDVHDFHQVVLGLDGAMVMTVHGVAHQIDAGSAWLIPAGARHDYAGVGENRQLVLDLPASSLAVPERLFDRARAVAVDGSLTQLVHRIAAHAAGGAQGNDLDARRFHWDAAARLGAALVADAGTTAGAQAAGAGLDFARIDRWLRAHLSEPVRIADLAAHCGFGMRRFHQLFIEAFGETPHRYLQRLRLDTSLALLADPRLSLTDIALDIGFGDQSAYTHAFTRRFRLAPGQWRALRH
- a CDS encoding FKBP-type peptidyl-prolyl cis-trans isomerase — its product is MSVTTESGLKYEDIVEGTGAEAVAGKTVSVHYTGWLTDGQKFDSSKDRNDPFAFVLGGGMVIKGWDEGVQGMKVGGTRKLTIPPQLGYGVRGAGGVIPPNATLVFEVELLGV